The following are encoded in a window of Palaemon carinicauda isolate YSFRI2023 chromosome 31, ASM3689809v2, whole genome shotgun sequence genomic DNA:
- the LOC137624730 gene encoding transcriptional regulatory protein AlgP-like, whose translation MPSNSISNRSSTGLQDKSLEAAAGEPPYCFPALRRPSSLVLQSNVPSYKNGAGISQFEGKVLCSRAEKCPTEAYTVVGSTRQPLQAKMAEKSAAKTAAKSAAKSAAKSAAKTAAKLVVKTAAKSAAAAVVSAGQLKISAEKLCRKYQLREGAGTSSRVGGSIQQSRQQAAAAGRSSCSGS comes from the exons ATGCCTTCTAATTCAATCTCTAATAGGTCATCGACAGGTCTCCAGGACAAGTCCTTGGAAG CAGCAGCTGGGGAGCCTCCTTACTGCTTCCCAGCACTAAGACGGCCAAGCAGTCTagtcctgcag TCAAATGTACCTTCTTATAAAAATGGGGCTGGTATCAGCCAGTTTGAGGGCAAAGTCCTTTGTAGTAGAGCTGAAAAGTGCCCTACAGAAGCCTACACAGTAGTGGGTAGCACAAGGCAGCCCCTACAGGCGAAAATGGCGGAGAAATCGGCAGCGAAAACGGCGGCGAAATCGGCGGCGAAATCGGCGGCGAAATCGGCGGCGAAAACGGCGGCGAAATTGGTGGTGAAAACTGCGGCGAAATCGGCGGCGGCAGCGGTGGTCTCTGCAGGGCAGCTGAAAATTTCGGCTGAGAAACTctgccgaaaatatcagctccGTGAAGGGGCAGGAACCAGCAGCAGGGTGGGAGGCAGCATTCAGCAATCCAGacagcaagcagcagcagcaggcaGGTCCTCTTGCAGTGGGAGTTGA